Proteins from a genomic interval of Leptospira kanakyensis:
- a CDS encoding methyltransferase, producing MTDEIWDSFLPKKFKLLSPYQWTPIPVIERTWKYLSNEQVKSVVDLGSGVGKFCIYLSLLSKSSFPILGLEDREDLVVISDSLKTKWGVKNINWEKTNFLNQFPFGHSHYYCFNPLYETMKGNHSIDISKGKSAKQFLNDLQTFKQNLILLKPKTKLITFHGFGGSYLPGFKTLLKEEIVGGEFRVWEKE from the coding sequence ATGACAGATGAAATTTGGGATTCATTTTTACCAAAAAAATTCAAACTCCTTTCCCCCTACCAATGGACACCGATACCAGTCATCGAGAGAACTTGGAAATATCTTTCTAACGAACAAGTGAAGTCCGTTGTGGATTTAGGTTCTGGGGTAGGGAAATTTTGTATTTACCTTTCTCTTCTTTCCAAAAGTTCTTTTCCGATCCTCGGTTTAGAAGACCGAGAAGATTTGGTTGTCATTTCGGATTCTCTAAAAACTAAGTGGGGTGTGAAAAATATAAACTGGGAAAAAACTAATTTCCTAAACCAATTTCCTTTTGGTCATTCGCATTATTATTGTTTTAATCCTCTTTATGAAACAATGAAAGGAAATCATTCGATTGATATTTCCAAAGGAAAATCGGCAAAACAATTTCTAAATGACCTACAAACCTTTAAACAGAATTTGATTTTATTAAAACCAAAAACAAAACTCATCACCTTCCATGGGTTTGGTGGGAGTTATTTGCCCGGGTTTAAAACTCTATTGAAAGAAGAGATTGTGGGAGGAGAATTTAGAGTTTGGGAAAAAGAATGA
- a CDS encoding APC family permease, whose product MNQKALDKDSAQLEALGLKSEFDRSMSFWENFSLGFTYLSPVVGVYSVFALAIQAGGPPMIWNYLLVGLGQFLVCLVFGEIVSQYPISGGIYPWSLRLVGERWAWMSAWVYAWALFTTVAAVAVGGAPFLTQLLGVELGNTGFIWIAIIMILISTFLNLSGTKLLAKVAFFGFLCELVGAIVVGGYLLLFAKVNSISILWNTFSLGEGVNYFPAFLASSVAAMFCYYGFEACGDVAEETPNASSAIPKSMRMTIYIGGGAATFVCLALLLALPNIDKAISGEDHDPVTTTLVSAMGLVGYRMVIVVVMVSFLSCLLSLQAAASRLLFSFARDGMIFGSKHLNHLSKSGKVPVNALLVTGLIPILITGMGHWLQDAVTTIISFASAGIYVAFQMVVLAALYARLKGWKPSGSFTLGKFGIWINGLALFYGITAVANMVWPRTPEEPWYINYGMIFTTLVVLSSGIVYLLVAKPHLQRKK is encoded by the coding sequence ATGAATCAAAAGGCATTGGACAAGGATTCAGCACAATTAGAAGCACTCGGACTCAAATCCGAATTTGATCGCAGTATGAGCTTTTGGGAAAATTTTTCCCTAGGTTTCACATATCTCTCCCCCGTTGTTGGTGTGTATTCCGTATTTGCCCTAGCCATCCAAGCGGGTGGTCCACCCATGATTTGGAATTATCTACTCGTGGGCTTGGGACAATTTTTAGTTTGTCTGGTTTTTGGTGAAATTGTCTCCCAATACCCAATCTCTGGTGGGATCTATCCCTGGTCGCTCCGTTTGGTGGGAGAACGTTGGGCTTGGATGTCGGCTTGGGTCTATGCTTGGGCACTCTTTACGACAGTCGCTGCGGTCGCCGTCGGTGGAGCTCCATTTTTAACCCAACTTTTGGGAGTCGAACTCGGAAACACAGGTTTTATCTGGATTGCCATCATTATGATTTTAATCTCCACGTTCTTAAATTTAAGTGGAACCAAACTCCTTGCCAAAGTTGCTTTTTTTGGATTTTTATGTGAATTAGTTGGCGCCATTGTTGTTGGTGGATACCTCCTTCTTTTTGCAAAAGTAAATTCTATTTCCATACTTTGGAATACATTCTCTCTCGGCGAAGGTGTGAACTACTTCCCCGCATTCCTTGCATCTTCAGTTGCTGCTATGTTTTGTTATTATGGATTTGAAGCTTGCGGAGATGTGGCCGAAGAAACACCAAACGCAAGCTCTGCGATTCCTAAATCCATGCGGATGACAATTTATATCGGAGGGGGAGCTGCTACCTTTGTTTGTTTGGCCTTATTACTGGCTTTGCCCAATATCGATAAAGCCATTTCAGGTGAAGACCATGACCCGGTCACAACCACACTTGTCTCTGCGATGGGACTTGTAGGTTACCGAATGGTCATTGTCGTGGTAATGGTTTCTTTTTTATCATGCCTACTCAGCTTACAAGCTGCCGCAAGTCGTTTGTTATTTTCCTTTGCTCGCGATGGAATGATTTTTGGAAGTAAACACCTAAACCATCTATCGAAATCAGGAAAGGTTCCGGTCAATGCCCTTCTCGTCACAGGACTCATCCCGATTCTTATCACAGGTATGGGACATTGGTTACAAGATGCTGTCACAACCATCATTAGTTTTGCATCTGCTGGAATTTACGTAGCCTTTCAAATGGTAGTCCTTGCCGCACTTTATGCACGCCTGAAAGGTTGGAAACCATCCGGCTCCTTTACCTTAGGAAAATTTGGAATCTGGATCAATGGACTCGCACTTTTTTATGGGATCACTGCTGTTGCCAATATGGTTTGGCCAAGAACACCGGAAGAACCTTGGTATATCAATTATGGTATGATTTTTACAACTCTCGTTGTCTTATCTTCTGGGATCGTTTATCTACTGGTTGCAAAGCCACATTTACAAAGGAAAAAATAA
- a CDS encoding chloride channel protein, with translation MTTKKRYTDHKSKNSKLIHWILFAVNLVTLVVLIPTFFGTGVFEEDPFLVGFFLVIFIAFFISPHIFLYLFQKPKWTEFDPETRIILLGEKKVTLRTIPFDQVQFLSFSEYTYTVKTKNGSRTVTVFTVLGHLDEGTVPFAESTNFPEVRLFGESIAKILKTSLQNESKELIPYTELDLPIHKRKVPKEILDSEITFLSDSTLIEEKTNQESKLFSKYNPKIFVFVSFTVSIALTLIFHFVIGSAFDFSIETWESFPPTMIQIIFLILSIMIGFLPLTYVWWNYKKRKEIRITKDSFYWNQTEYRFQDWEEILLKEHTLYIINDTKTKSHSLFFFCLPTDYLNVRNWIIKEIFLRSGGNADLSRF, from the coding sequence ATGACCACCAAAAAGCGCTACACCGACCATAAGTCAAAAAATTCGAAATTGATTCATTGGATTTTGTTTGCCGTCAATCTTGTTACCCTCGTGGTTCTAATCCCCACCTTTTTTGGAACAGGTGTTTTTGAAGAAGATCCCTTTCTTGTGGGCTTCTTTCTCGTTATCTTCATTGCTTTTTTTATCTCACCTCATATCTTTCTTTATCTCTTCCAAAAACCGAAATGGACAGAATTTGATCCAGAAACTCGGATCATTTTATTAGGAGAAAAAAAGGTAACTTTAAGAACCATTCCCTTCGATCAGGTTCAATTTCTATCTTTCTCCGAATATACTTATACTGTGAAAACTAAAAATGGATCTAGGACTGTTACTGTATTTACCGTTCTTGGACATTTAGATGAAGGAACAGTTCCATTCGCAGAATCTACCAATTTTCCCGAGGTACGGTTGTTTGGTGAATCAATCGCAAAAATCCTCAAAACTTCACTGCAAAATGAATCCAAGGAACTGATCCCTTATACTGAACTAGATCTCCCGATTCACAAAAGAAAAGTCCCTAAAGAAATTTTGGATTCGGAAATTACCTTTTTATCAGATTCAACACTGATTGAGGAGAAAACAAATCAAGAAAGTAAGTTATTTTCAAAATACAATCCCAAGATTTTTGTTTTTGTTTCCTTCACAGTCAGCATCGCCCTTACCTTAATTTTTCATTTTGTCATTGGATCTGCTTTTGATTTTTCAATCGAAACATGGGAAAGTTTTCCCCCGACAATGATACAAATTATATTTTTAATCCTTTCAATAATGATTGGATTTTTACCGTTAACATACGTGTGGTGGAATTATAAAAAAAGAAAAGAAATTCGAATTACAAAAGACAGTTTTTATTGGAATCAAACCGAATACAGATTCCAAGATTGGGAAGAAATTCTTCTAAAAGAACATACATTATATATCATTAATGATACAAAAACAAAATCGCATTCTTTGTTTTTCTTTTGTTTGCCAACTGATTATTTGAATGTAAGGAATTGGATCATTAAAGAAATCTTTTTACGGTCTGGTGGAAATGCAGACCTAAGTAGATTTTAA
- a CDS encoding TonB-dependent receptor family protein: MKMNSILKLFISISLAISLATGNLYAEEPGTKPNLPDTQSLPPEEVAVPEENPEDPKWKKAEIRVIGDKKDLKRIPGSATIITKKYLEETRPTDNMEVLRRVPGANIRYQDPAGLTMNLGFRGVSSEVSRKVLILEDGLFTSLNPYGEPEMYYTPSIERMERIEVVKGSGSILFGPSTIGGVVNFITRRPPKDPTLNIQTVGGENAYFSQMVNYGGTFGNTGFDVNVLRKQGDGFRANQGYFVNEANLKTIHQLNDKHSLTTKVGFHQQESQATYVGLTTGMFNNNPKDNPAQNDKRTIERYSFSVGHEWVISEKTKLITRIYSAYTERNWARQNYARNSRGSTIPTDTIASYDGEPYTSRNNDTIWMRGTNAHRDRTYKFAGIETKLQTELETGTIKHEIDLGTRYHIDMAKAQLLNGPTTPDFVVYPNGVGTSPAVLLQSQTSLANSGELRDDERRSAKAVSVYLQDRIRLTEKFSVIPGVRYESFTQTRSILRGRRDFDPNTFEYLGGTNPAAQLDKTGTTRNNIVLPGFGTTLDFAKNMTWFTGVHRGFSPPRYESAISPTAEDIALKPERSWNYETGVRGDVTEYLSGQLVGFLLNFEDQIINSSAAGGNFGSRPVNAGKSVHRGVETNMTFDFGQFWKLNYSIPLDIIYARTEAKSNQYTYNLNAWANGDSNPFSHIDTNGNRLPYVSRDILTLSLGITSRSTGFYARIEWQYFSKQFHDLENSKTVSWYDTAGSTATNRSVLNYAGIKSDVSGLDGEIPAYELLNANIGYKKDNWSVFLSGKNLQDRKYISSRLPEGIQPGPFRQINFGVTLQL; the protein is encoded by the coding sequence ATGAAAATGAATTCTATCCTGAAACTATTTATTTCCATTTCCTTGGCGATTTCCCTGGCAACAGGTAATCTTTATGCTGAGGAACCAGGAACCAAACCCAACCTTCCTGACACACAATCGCTTCCACCTGAGGAGGTCGCGGTTCCAGAAGAGAATCCAGAAGATCCAAAATGGAAGAAAGCAGAAATTCGTGTCATTGGAGACAAAAAAGACCTAAAACGAATTCCCGGTTCTGCCACCATCATCACTAAGAAATACTTAGAGGAAACGAGACCGACTGACAATATGGAAGTCCTACGACGGGTTCCTGGTGCCAACATTCGTTACCAAGACCCAGCTGGACTCACAATGAATTTAGGATTTAGAGGTGTGAGTAGTGAAGTATCTCGAAAGGTTTTAATTTTAGAAGACGGACTTTTTACCTCACTTAACCCCTATGGGGAACCAGAAATGTACTACACTCCTTCCATTGAAAGGATGGAACGAATCGAAGTGGTAAAAGGATCTGGTTCCATTCTATTTGGACCTTCTACCATCGGTGGTGTAGTTAACTTTATCACAAGGCGTCCTCCTAAAGATCCTACATTAAACATTCAAACAGTTGGTGGTGAAAATGCCTATTTCAGCCAGATGGTGAATTATGGAGGAACCTTTGGAAACACTGGATTTGATGTCAATGTTCTCAGAAAACAAGGAGATGGTTTTCGAGCCAATCAAGGTTATTTTGTCAACGAAGCCAATCTTAAAACCATACATCAGTTAAATGATAAACATAGTCTTACGACGAAAGTTGGATTCCACCAACAGGAATCACAAGCAACCTACGTGGGGCTGACGACTGGGATGTTTAACAATAATCCTAAGGACAACCCTGCACAAAATGATAAAAGAACTATCGAACGTTATAGTTTTTCTGTGGGACACGAATGGGTCATTTCTGAAAAAACAAAATTAATCACCCGAATTTATTCTGCTTATACGGAACGTAACTGGGCTCGCCAAAATTATGCAAGGAATTCAAGAGGTAGTACCATTCCCACTGATACGATAGCATCTTATGACGGTGAACCCTATACATCCAGAAACAATGATACCATTTGGATGCGCGGAACCAATGCCCACCGTGATAGAACTTATAAATTTGCCGGAATAGAAACTAAATTACAAACAGAACTCGAAACAGGTACCATCAAACATGAAATTGATTTAGGAACCCGTTATCATATTGATATGGCCAAAGCACAACTTTTGAATGGCCCAACCACTCCTGATTTTGTAGTGTATCCCAATGGAGTTGGAACTTCTCCTGCTGTACTTTTACAATCCCAAACTAGTTTAGCCAATAGTGGTGAATTGAGAGATGATGAAAGACGTTCGGCAAAAGCTGTTTCTGTATATTTACAAGATAGGATTCGCCTAACGGAAAAATTTTCGGTGATACCGGGAGTGCGTTATGAATCTTTCACACAAACCCGATCCATTCTTCGGGGAAGGCGAGATTTTGATCCGAATACTTTTGAATACTTAGGCGGAACAAATCCAGCAGCACAGTTAGATAAAACAGGAACCACAAGGAACAATATTGTTCTACCAGGGTTTGGAACCACTTTGGATTTTGCAAAAAACATGACCTGGTTTACAGGAGTCCATAGAGGGTTTTCACCACCAAGATATGAATCCGCCATTTCTCCCACAGCCGAAGACATTGCCTTAAAACCAGAACGTTCCTGGAACTATGAAACGGGTGTTAGGGGAGACGTTACTGAATACTTAAGTGGCCAACTAGTTGGTTTTCTTCTGAACTTTGAAGACCAAATCATCAATAGTTCTGCAGCAGGTGGAAACTTTGGGTCTAGGCCCGTAAACGCCGGAAAATCAGTCCATCGTGGTGTAGAAACCAATATGACCTTTGACTTTGGTCAATTTTGGAAATTAAACTATTCCATTCCTCTAGACATTATTTATGCAAGAACTGAAGCAAAATCCAATCAATATACATATAACCTGAACGCTTGGGCAAACGGAGATTCCAATCCCTTTTCTCATATTGATACTAACGGGAATCGCCTACCTTATGTTTCTCGGGATATCTTAACACTTTCTCTAGGAATCACAAGTCGAAGCACTGGGTTTTATGCTCGGATCGAGTGGCAATATTTTTCTAAACAATTTCATGATTTAGAAAATTCGAAAACTGTCAGTTGGTATGACACGGCAGGTAGTACAGCTACCAATCGTAGTGTTCTTAATTATGCGGGGATAAAATCGGATGTTTCTGGCCTTGATGGTGAAATTCCTGCTTACGAACTTCTGAATGCCAATATCGGTTATAAAAAAGACAATTGGTCTGTATTTCTTTCTGGAAAGAACTTACAAGACAGAAAGTACATTTCTTCTAGGTTGCCGGAAGGAATCCAACCCGGGCCTTTCCGTCAGATCAATTTTGGAGTCACCTTACAACTGTAA
- a CDS encoding EAL domain-containing response regulator: MNEKPYILCIDDEFFILWNLKEQLKKVFGSNFTIETAESAETAKEIMKEIAASSADLAVVICDHVMPGQKGDEFLIEMQETHPRTKKIMLTGQAPAQAIGNALNHGCLYRYLSKPWDAHDLELTIKQAIDAYFQEKSLEEKNKELADTLYFHRDSKYPNFESLVKQLKGNGISNVQQSILLIKIMSFPSIIKTFGIEVYRKIFKKLLQLLSVHLQNEEKVYHIYSDEIAVLSKLSEGELIEKMRSFRMILKSDDLILDDVGFHLECRFSSANGQEDCYYKAKLALFRAETQGSTDFVTYTDDLSTDHHLQNFQWSQKIQAAITNKQIVPYFQGILDNQTKQITKFECLARIKDRDTILTPDVFLKLAKVTGSIRMIGLQMIDESMNYFSDKPFDFSINLTESELEYKSFSKWVEARLSHYKIDAKRVTFEILEDISFSENKNSLYTIRDLKTIGCQIAIDDFGVQYSNLARLLEVDPDYLKIDGQFIKNLPENKTAYLLVQGIVELARGIGAKVVAEFVDRPAIQDMIETLGIEYSQGYLFMKPSPVIPESSKLQL, encoded by the coding sequence TTGAACGAAAAACCCTATATTCTTTGTATCGATGACGAATTCTTTATCCTCTGGAACCTGAAAGAACAATTAAAGAAAGTATTTGGGTCTAATTTCACGATTGAGACCGCCGAAAGCGCAGAGACTGCAAAAGAGATTATGAAAGAAATTGCGGCTTCCTCCGCAGATTTAGCCGTTGTCATTTGTGACCATGTAATGCCTGGTCAAAAAGGTGATGAATTTCTAATCGAAATGCAAGAAACCCATCCACGAACCAAAAAAATCATGTTAACGGGACAAGCACCGGCGCAGGCCATAGGTAATGCACTCAACCATGGATGTTTGTACAGGTACTTATCCAAACCTTGGGATGCCCATGATTTGGAACTCACCATCAAACAAGCCATTGATGCCTACTTTCAGGAAAAATCTTTAGAGGAAAAAAACAAAGAACTGGCAGACACCTTATACTTTCACAGAGATTCCAAATACCCTAACTTTGAATCTTTAGTGAAACAACTAAAAGGCAATGGAATCTCGAATGTCCAACAATCCATCTTGTTGATTAAAATTATGAGTTTCCCTAGTATCATCAAAACGTTTGGGATCGAAGTTTATCGCAAGATTTTTAAAAAGTTATTACAACTGCTTTCCGTTCATTTACAAAACGAAGAAAAAGTTTACCATATTTATTCCGACGAAATTGCCGTTCTTTCTAAATTGTCAGAAGGAGAACTCATCGAAAAAATGAGGAGTTTTCGGATGATCCTAAAATCCGATGATTTGATTTTAGATGATGTGGGATTCCATTTAGAATGTCGTTTTTCTTCTGCCAATGGCCAAGAAGATTGTTATTATAAAGCCAAACTGGCTTTGTTTCGAGCAGAAACACAAGGTTCTACGGACTTTGTTACTTATACAGATGATTTGTCCACAGACCATCATTTACAGAATTTCCAATGGAGCCAGAAAATCCAAGCTGCCATTACCAACAAACAAATTGTTCCGTACTTCCAAGGGATTTTAGACAACCAAACCAAACAAATCACAAAGTTTGAATGTTTAGCGCGAATCAAAGATAGAGATACAATTCTCACTCCCGATGTTTTTTTAAAACTAGCAAAGGTAACAGGAAGCATCCGAATGATTGGTTTGCAGATGATCGATGAGTCTATGAATTATTTTTCTGACAAACCTTTTGACTTTTCTATCAACCTAACAGAATCGGAACTAGAATATAAAAGTTTTAGTAAATGGGTAGAAGCAAGATTATCTCATTACAAAATCGATGCCAAACGTGTGACTTTTGAAATTTTAGAGGATATTAGTTTTTCTGAAAACAAAAACAGCTTATATACCATTCGAGATTTAAAAACAATAGGTTGTCAAATTGCCATTGATGATTTTGGCGTTCAATATTCTAACCTTGCAAGACTACTCGAAGTAGATCCTGATTATCTTAAAATTGATGGCCAGTTCATTAAAAACTTACCAGAAAACAAAACTGCCTACCTACTCGTACAAGGGATTGTGGAACTGGCCCGTGGGATTGGAGCCAAAGTGGTTGCTGAATTTGTGGATCGACCTGCCATTCAAGATATGATCGAAACCTTGGGAATCGAATACTCCCAAGGATATTTATTTATGAAACCTTCACCTGTTATACCTGAATCAAGCAAATTACAGTTGTAA
- a CDS encoding RNA recognition motif domain-containing protein, with the protein MVSKKIYVGNLKFTLKEENIRQIFSVYGVIQDLKMIHDRETGNFRGFAFITYANPEEAEEAVTQMNGQPVDGRNLKVTFAEDKRKEKQN; encoded by the coding sequence ATGGTTTCTAAGAAAATATATGTGGGTAATTTGAAGTTTACCCTTAAGGAAGAAAATATACGCCAGATTTTCTCTGTTTATGGAGTAATTCAAGATCTGAAAATGATTCATGATCGGGAAACTGGTAATTTTAGAGGGTTTGCTTTTATCACCTACGCCAATCCAGAAGAGGCGGAAGAAGCGGTCACCCAAATGAATGGCCAACCTGTCGATGGTCGGAACCTAAAAGTGACCTTTGCTGAGGATAAAAGAAAAGAGAAACAGAATTAA
- the pepN gene encoding aminopeptidase N, with translation MTPSSSPIHKLEDYKPSPWFTPSVELRFDLDLHLTVVRAEYEVVLQSPEKEPLFLNGESLDFLSIRIDGAILDPNEYQVTPLGILIPDPPKDKFKLIVENRINPATNTSLEGLYKSGSMLCTQNEPEGFRKIVYSIDRPDNMMQFRVTISGDVSLFPVMLSNGNLISENQFTEGKKEVIWEDPYLKPSYLFALVAGELEETKDSFITKSGREVTLKIFVEKGNEEKVGFAFDSLKKAMKWDEDTFGLEYDLDLFMIVAVEDFNMGAMENKGLNLFNAKLVLADKKSATDESFEAILAVIAHEYFHNWTGNRVTLRNWFNLTLKEGLTVFRDQWFTEDMTDPAVKRIKDVLFLKEFQFPEDQGPMSHPILPKSYKEMNNFYTVTVYEKGAEVIRLVSELIGRDHFKKGLKHYLSKYDGQGVTFEEFVSSMEEVVGHSIPNLRNWYHRSGTPLVSVKESYSKESNEWIFDLVDTGGVEYPLVFSNSLAVFNREGSLLKEEKRIMTGDRDQIRVSALDGMGTKPIVSFFRSLSSPIRLDYKQSEEETIVLAKMETDGVSRFFSLQNLIFDWFRKSLVLGKAEDFSTVLETIGDSFGRGWDKTYHSFYLSFPGLTQISENIGCYEFQKLADLRKEAIQKIVTTFTNQFQLLFEENRKTIPIQTKEEIGKRRLKNIALYYLLYDPDKKFEKLAVMEQREAKHMSEEVSAMKYLLEVDSKEKGNAVNLFFEKWKHDSLVLDVWFASQVASGEDRSKTAEELEKHPQFNIRNPNKVRSLYFSLARNPLSFHKEDGSGYFFIAERIKRLNEINPQMAAALTKLFSPVSKQKGNLPKIAKKELESISSLPNLSKELGEIVGTILNSL, from the coding sequence ATGACTCCATCCTCCTCTCCTATCCACAAACTGGAAGATTATAAACCTAGCCCCTGGTTTACCCCCAGTGTCGAGTTACGTTTTGATTTAGATTTACACCTTACTGTTGTTAGGGCCGAGTATGAGGTTGTCCTCCAATCGCCAGAAAAAGAACCATTGTTTCTCAATGGTGAGTCTTTAGATTTTTTATCCATCCGTATTGATGGGGCCATATTAGATCCCAATGAATATCAGGTGACTCCTTTAGGAATTCTGATCCCTGATCCTCCCAAAGACAAATTCAAACTCATTGTCGAAAATAGAATTAATCCTGCAACGAACACTTCTCTCGAGGGATTGTATAAATCTGGTTCTATGCTCTGCACACAAAATGAACCGGAAGGTTTTCGTAAGATCGTTTATTCGATTGATAGACCGGATAACATGATGCAGTTCCGTGTGACCATTTCTGGCGATGTTTCCCTTTTTCCTGTGATGTTATCCAATGGAAATCTTATTTCTGAAAATCAATTCACAGAAGGAAAAAAAGAAGTGATTTGGGAAGATCCTTATCTGAAACCATCGTATCTGTTTGCACTTGTTGCGGGAGAACTCGAAGAAACAAAAGATTCTTTTATCACAAAATCAGGAAGGGAAGTTACCCTAAAGATTTTTGTGGAAAAGGGAAATGAAGAGAAGGTGGGTTTTGCTTTTGATTCATTGAAAAAGGCAATGAAGTGGGATGAAGATACTTTTGGATTGGAATATGATTTAGATCTTTTTATGATTGTGGCCGTGGAAGACTTTAATATGGGAGCCATGGAGAATAAAGGTTTGAATTTATTTAACGCCAAACTAGTGCTTGCTGATAAAAAGTCTGCTACAGATGAAAGTTTTGAAGCCATTCTTGCTGTCATTGCCCATGAATACTTTCATAACTGGACTGGGAATCGGGTGACACTCCGAAATTGGTTTAATCTAACTCTCAAAGAAGGGCTTACCGTTTTCCGTGACCAATGGTTTACGGAAGATATGACAGACCCAGCAGTCAAACGGATCAAAGATGTTTTATTTTTAAAAGAATTTCAGTTTCCTGAAGACCAGGGACCAATGTCTCATCCCATCCTTCCCAAATCTTATAAAGAAATGAATAATTTTTATACAGTCACTGTTTATGAAAAAGGGGCGGAAGTCATTCGTTTGGTTTCGGAACTAATTGGTCGGGATCATTTCAAAAAGGGATTAAAACATTATCTATCAAAGTATGATGGCCAAGGTGTTACCTTTGAAGAGTTTGTTTCTTCGATGGAAGAGGTAGTTGGTCATTCCATTCCCAATCTTAGAAATTGGTATCATAGAAGCGGAACTCCCTTAGTTTCTGTAAAGGAATCTTATTCTAAAGAATCAAACGAATGGATTTTTGACTTAGTTGATACAGGAGGAGTTGAGTATCCTTTAGTGTTTTCCAATTCTCTTGCCGTTTTTAATCGAGAAGGATCTCTCCTGAAAGAAGAAAAAAGGATTATGACTGGAGATCGGGATCAAATTAGAGTTTCGGCCTTAGACGGTATGGGAACAAAACCCATTGTTTCTTTTTTCCGTTCCCTCTCGAGTCCCATTCGTTTGGACTATAAACAATCAGAAGAAGAAACCATTGTTTTAGCGAAGATGGAGACGGACGGTGTTTCCCGGTTTTTTTCCCTTCAAAATTTGATTTTCGATTGGTTTCGAAAGTCTTTGGTTTTGGGTAAGGCAGAAGATTTTTCTACCGTTTTAGAAACCATAGGTGATTCTTTTGGGAGAGGTTGGGATAAAACATACCATAGTTTTTACCTTTCCTTTCCTGGTTTAACACAGATTAGTGAAAATATAGGTTGTTATGAGTTTCAAAAACTTGCCGACTTAAGAAAGGAAGCCATTCAAAAAATTGTTACAACCTTTACAAATCAGTTTCAGCTCTTATTTGAAGAAAATCGAAAAACCATTCCAATTCAAACGAAAGAAGAAATTGGGAAACGAAGACTAAAAAATATAGCTCTCTATTATCTTCTTTATGATCCGGATAAAAAATTTGAAAAACTTGCCGTTATGGAACAACGGGAAGCAAAACATATGAGTGAAGAAGTTTCTGCGATGAAATATTTGCTCGAAGTGGACTCAAAAGAAAAAGGAAACGCAGTAAATTTGTTTTTTGAGAAATGGAAACATGACAGTTTAGTTTTGGATGTTTGGTTTGCTTCTCAAGTGGCCTCCGGTGAAGATCGAAGTAAAACAGCCGAAGAATTAGAAAAACATCCACAGTTTAACATTCGTAATCCGAATAAAGTAAGGTCGTTATATTTTAGTTTAGCTAGAAACCCTTTGTCTTTTCACAAAGAAGATGGGAGCGGGTATTTTTTCATCGCCGAAAGAATCAAACGTCTGAATGAAATTAATCCACAAATGGCAGCAGCACTTACAAAACTTTTTTCACCAGTGTCCAAACAGAAGGGGAACCTTCCAAAAATTGCAAAGAAGGAATTAGAATCGATATCCTCTCTCCCCAACCTTTCGAAAGAGTTAGGGGAGATCGTAGGAACCATCCTAAATTCGCTTTAG